The Sphingobacterium bambusae genome includes a window with the following:
- a CDS encoding two-component regulator propeller domain-containing protein, which produces MVSATCAQQGKAYYFQHINKNNGLSQNTVNTILQDRQGFMWFGTKDGLNRYDGVSTKVYRDEHTSGYGLKHAFVTTLFEEYQGNIWIGTDVGLYVYNPIYERFVRFTSKADDGISISKTVNKIVNGVGQHDVYIAVHGQGLFVFDTMRKQLKHYAFEDKGPVRDIQSDNHGRIWISFYRGLYYSDDKLATLKPYLDQDGNEPFKLEAVTAIALSDAGKMYVGTEKNGLFDVNLLERSLQKVNLSRGSATPIFVRCLYSYTGNEIWVGTETGIYIYNTANKSHRQLRHDPSDPYSIADNAIYSLYKDREGGMWVGSYFGGVNYYPKQTSHFEKYYQTNVVGSLQGKRVREIRAGKGADLWIGTEDAGVFRFNQQTKKFTQLEASRDFSNVHGLAVDNDDLWVGTFSKGVRVVNSISGAVRLYTAEDNPRTIGDNYVFSILKSKNGTIYLGTSQGLVSYDKQSGRFQDIDALNHNLIYDIKEDSDGNLWVATYTNGVFRYERSSKTWEQFQHSDKQGSLPYDKVLSVFEDSKQRIWLTTEGKGFCRFDPKKKSFITYAKQEGLINSVVYQITEDDKGFFWLTTNNGLIRFQPDDGTIKTFTTASGILSDQFNYKSSFKAKDGSLLLGSISGLIAFNPNAFVDNTYVPPVYITDFLLFGKTPEVAAKNSPLQKSILFSDSISLAHDQNHFSLRLAALSFQVPQANNLQYKLDGTGEDWQQVTESSLINYSNLPSGRYTFRVRLANDGTDESPAQRTLFIEIRPPFYLTVWAFLFYALATLLISYMLWRFFKHRAKLKRSLFVQQLEQQKEREIHDAKISFFTNITHEIRTPLTLIKGPLENIIIQNQVSDVETKDDLFVMKKNTDRLLDLTNQLLDFRKTELEGFGLHRTENNISEILSEIYSSFKPLIKEYDRDFRLQLPPAGCHAVVDREAFIKILSNLFSNAIKYADRNIIVHLRNDVKEEQFEVYVESDGEPIAEEYQDDIFKPFNRGSQPEHLYRPGTGIGLHLARTLAELHGGSLRLEIAGNSNAFVLTIPSALPSVKELPAEPIDDMSMTTAETEGPTYTLLIVEDSLDMQQFIRKTLASKYQVIIASNGEEALTLIAQHFVHMIISDITMPRMDGIELCRTLKSDIQYSHIPLLLLTAKSSLQAKIEGMDVGADAYVDKPFSPSYLLAVVANLINSREKLKDAFMRNPMVMSSSVINTDTDKAFLNNLREVILQNIQNADLKMEDIAESMNMSRASFYRKIKGLVDLRPNEYLRLERLKMAAQLIKENKYPIGEVCYLVGFNSPSYFAKCFQDQFGMSPKDYK; this is translated from the coding sequence ATGGTCTCTGCTACATGTGCACAGCAGGGAAAAGCCTACTATTTTCAACATATCAACAAAAACAATGGTTTATCCCAGAATACGGTAAACACTATTTTACAGGATCGACAAGGATTCATGTGGTTCGGCACAAAGGATGGATTGAATAGGTACGATGGTGTTTCGACGAAGGTTTACAGAGATGAGCATACAAGCGGTTATGGCTTAAAACATGCATTTGTTACCACATTATTTGAGGAGTACCAAGGCAACATTTGGATCGGTACCGACGTTGGACTCTATGTTTATAACCCCATTTATGAGCGTTTTGTTCGTTTTACAAGTAAAGCGGATGATGGTATCTCTATTAGCAAAACCGTCAACAAGATCGTTAATGGTGTAGGACAGCATGATGTATACATTGCGGTGCATGGGCAGGGACTTTTTGTTTTTGACACGATGCGGAAGCAGCTCAAGCACTACGCGTTTGAAGACAAAGGGCCTGTGCGAGATATACAGAGCGATAATCATGGACGTATATGGATCAGCTTTTATCGTGGTCTCTACTATTCCGATGATAAACTAGCTACCCTGAAACCGTATTTGGATCAGGACGGTAATGAGCCTTTTAAGCTAGAGGCAGTTACTGCAATAGCGCTAAGCGATGCTGGGAAGATGTATGTCGGTACGGAAAAGAATGGGCTTTTTGATGTCAACTTGTTGGAGCGGAGTCTGCAAAAAGTAAATTTGTCGAGAGGCTCAGCTACACCAATTTTTGTGCGTTGCTTGTACAGCTACACCGGCAATGAGATTTGGGTAGGCACAGAAACGGGAATCTATATTTACAATACCGCAAATAAATCACACAGGCAGTTACGACATGACCCTTCCGATCCTTATTCTATCGCCGACAACGCAATCTATTCGCTCTACAAAGATCGAGAAGGAGGGATGTGGGTAGGATCTTACTTTGGAGGTGTCAACTATTATCCCAAGCAAACATCGCATTTCGAAAAGTATTACCAAACGAATGTCGTAGGAAGCCTTCAGGGGAAGCGTGTACGCGAGATACGCGCGGGAAAAGGTGCTGATCTTTGGATCGGAACGGAAGATGCTGGAGTTTTTCGTTTCAATCAACAGACGAAAAAGTTTACACAGCTGGAAGCTAGCCGAGACTTTTCAAATGTACATGGGCTCGCGGTAGACAATGATGATCTTTGGGTGGGTACCTTTTCCAAAGGTGTCCGCGTGGTCAACAGCATTTCGGGAGCCGTTCGGTTGTATACTGCCGAAGATAATCCGCGTACCATTGGCGACAATTATGTGTTTTCTATTCTGAAAAGCAAGAATGGTACGATTTATCTAGGCACATCCCAAGGCTTAGTAAGCTATGACAAACAGTCGGGTCGCTTTCAAGATATTGATGCGCTAAATCATAACTTGATTTACGACATCAAGGAGGATAGCGACGGAAATCTATGGGTCGCTACCTATACCAACGGGGTGTTTCGCTATGAGCGTAGCAGCAAAACCTGGGAACAGTTTCAGCATAGCGATAAACAGGGAAGCCTGCCCTATGACAAAGTGCTGAGTGTTTTTGAGGATTCCAAGCAAAGGATTTGGTTGACAACGGAGGGTAAAGGCTTCTGTCGCTTTGATCCGAAAAAAAAGAGCTTCATTACCTATGCCAAGCAGGAAGGGTTGATCAATAGTGTGGTTTATCAGATCACCGAGGACGATAAAGGCTTCTTTTGGTTGACCACCAACAATGGTTTGATTCGCTTTCAGCCGGATGATGGAACGATTAAGACTTTTACCACCGCGAGCGGTATTTTAAGCGATCAGTTTAATTACAAGTCCAGCTTCAAAGCGAAGGACGGTAGTTTGTTGCTTGGTAGCATCAGCGGATTGATTGCCTTTAATCCCAATGCCTTTGTCGATAACACTTACGTTCCGCCAGTTTATATTACCGACTTCTTGCTTTTTGGGAAAACTCCTGAGGTAGCTGCTAAAAACTCTCCCTTGCAGAAAAGTATACTATTTTCGGATTCTATTAGCTTGGCACATGACCAAAATCATTTTTCATTGCGCCTAGCTGCGTTAAGCTTTCAAGTGCCGCAAGCAAATAACTTGCAGTATAAACTGGACGGTACGGGAGAGGACTGGCAACAGGTGACCGAATCATCGTTAATTAATTATTCCAATTTGCCAAGCGGAAGGTACACGTTTCGGGTACGCTTGGCAAACGATGGAACAGATGAAAGTCCAGCCCAACGAACCTTGTTCATCGAAATTAGGCCACCTTTCTATTTAACTGTTTGGGCTTTTCTGTTTTACGCACTGGCTACCTTGTTGATAAGCTATATGCTGTGGCGATTCTTTAAGCATCGGGCTAAATTGAAGCGATCGTTGTTTGTGCAGCAGTTGGAACAGCAGAAAGAACGGGAAATTCATGATGCGAAGATTAGTTTCTTTACCAATATAACCCATGAGATCCGAACGCCGCTGACCTTGATTAAAGGTCCTTTGGAGAATATCATCATCCAGAACCAAGTGTCGGATGTGGAAACCAAAGATGATCTTTTCGTGATGAAGAAAAATACGGACCGTTTATTGGATCTAACGAATCAGCTTTTGGATTTCAGAAAAACAGAGTTGGAAGGTTTCGGTCTACATCGAACGGAAAATAACATTAGCGAGATCTTATCGGAAATTTACAGCAGCTTTAAACCGCTGATCAAGGAATATGATCGTGATTTTAGATTGCAACTTCCGCCAGCGGGCTGCCATGCCGTAGTAGATCGAGAGGCATTTATCAAAATATTAAGCAATCTTTTCAGCAATGCCATTAAGTATGCCGATCGTAATATCATCGTACATCTGCGAAACGATGTGAAGGAAGAACAATTCGAAGTTTATGTGGAGAGTGATGGAGAACCGATTGCGGAGGAATATCAGGATGATATTTTTAAGCCTTTTAACCGTGGAAGCCAGCCGGAACATTTGTATCGCCCTGGCACAGGCATTGGCCTGCATCTCGCCCGTACGTTAGCTGAACTGCATGGCGGATCCCTTCGCCTCGAAATAGCGGGAAACAGCAATGCCTTCGTCCTTACTATACCATCAGCGTTACCATCTGTAAAGGAGTTACCAGCCGAGCCAATCGATGATATGTCGATGACAACTGCGGAAACTGAAGGCCCAACATATACCTTACTCATTGTAGAAGATAGCTTGGATATGCAGCAATTTATTCGAAAAACGCTTGCCTCAAAGTATCAGGTTATCATCGCCTCCAATGGAGAAGAAGCATTAACGCTTATTGCGCAACATTTTGTGCATATGATCATCAGCGATATCACCATGCCAAGGATGGATGGTATTGAACTGTGCAGAACATTGAAGTCCGATATACAGTATAGCCATATTCCTCTGCTGCTGCTCACGGCAAAATCTAGCTTGCAAGCTAAAATTGAAGGCATGGATGTGGGGGCTGATGCTTACGTGGATAAACCCTTTTCGCCGTCCTATCTGTTGGCGGTGGTGGCCAATCTAATCAACAGTAGGGAAAAACTGAAAGATGCATTTATGCGGAATCCCATGGTGATGTCTAGTTCGGTCATTAATACCGACACAGATAAAGCGTTTTTGAACAATCTCCGCGAGGTCATCTTGCAGAACATACAAAATGCCGATCTGAAGATGGAGGATATTGCCGAATCGATGAATATGAGCCGCGCAAGTTTTTATCGAAAAATCAAAGGATTGGTTGATTTAAGACCAAATGAATACCTGCGGTTGGAAAGGCTGAAAATGGCCGCACAACTTATTAAGGAAAATAAGTACCCTATAGGTGAGGTCTGCTACCTCGTAGGCTTCAACTCACCGTCTTATTTTGCCAAATGTTTCCAAGATCAATTTGGGATGTCTCCAAAAGACTACAAATAG
- a CDS encoding glycoside hydrolase family 43 protein, translating to MKRNKNIVRSLLACTLLSMSCSSQKLNQESNLPLADPFILRHNDRYFAYGTSSDEGFEVYHSTDLQSWTKHNQLLLKKEDSYGNKWFWAPEVYYNAKTAKFYLFYSAEEHICVATADTPLGPFRQDEPKPMRAEKGIDSSLFIDEDGKAYLYFVRFTDGNVIWVAELEDDWQTIKEETLTKCIDASTQPWEKALGKVAEGASVIKHEGTYYLLYSGNDFRSLDYGVGFATASSPTGPWTKDPNNPILQRPEKGLVGTGHGAYFTDEKGKLKYVFHAHRDTSNVNPRLLYMVDMAIKNKQVTMDKSSIIRPQVVEPNVQGN from the coding sequence ATGAAAAGAAATAAAAACATAGTGCGAAGTTTATTGGCCTGTACGTTGCTGTCCATGTCATGTAGTAGCCAAAAATTAAATCAGGAAAGCAACTTGCCTTTGGCTGATCCGTTTATCCTACGACACAACGATCGCTATTTTGCGTATGGTACGAGCTCGGACGAAGGGTTTGAAGTTTACCACTCGACGGATCTGCAGTCTTGGACGAAGCATAACCAATTGTTGCTGAAAAAAGAAGACTCTTATGGTAACAAGTGGTTTTGGGCACCCGAGGTTTACTACAATGCCAAAACAGCTAAGTTTTACCTGTTCTACTCTGCGGAAGAACATATCTGTGTGGCTACTGCCGACACACCATTGGGGCCGTTTAGACAGGACGAGCCTAAGCCTATGCGTGCAGAAAAGGGGATTGACTCTTCGCTTTTTATTGACGAGGATGGCAAAGCTTATCTCTATTTCGTTCGTTTTACCGATGGCAACGTGATTTGGGTCGCTGAATTGGAAGACGATTGGCAAACGATCAAGGAAGAGACATTGACAAAATGCATCGATGCGTCGACCCAACCTTGGGAGAAGGCACTGGGTAAGGTCGCGGAAGGAGCCTCCGTCATAAAGCATGAAGGGACGTATTATCTGCTCTATTCGGGTAATGATTTCCGCAGTCTAGACTACGGCGTTGGATTTGCTACGGCGAGCTCCCCAACCGGACCATGGACAAAGGATCCAAACAATCCCATTTTGCAACGTCCCGAGAAAGGCCTCGTTGGTACCGGTCATGGCGCATATTTTACCGATGAAAAAGGGAAGTTAAAGTATGTTTTCCATGCGCATCGCGATACTTCGAATGTCAACCCTCGATTACTGTATATGGTCGACATGGCCATCAAGAATAAGCAGGTAACGATGGATAAAAGTAGCATCATTCGGCCACAAGTAGTGGAACCGAATGTGCAAGGTAACTAA
- a CDS encoding IPT/TIG domain-containing protein codes for MKSIRKKIIRDCMGACIALSSLWLLACSSEVKPDPIGDPVVEGFSPEVGRAGTELIIRGNHFGDDVERVKVSVNNISAQVLAVTATKIYALVPAAAGTGAVKVTIDSKEFQPTASFTYEFVRKVQTYSGSGAAVSVDGSLRQASFNRPYWLAYDRKDDALFVLEEGRRVRRIKDGRVETVASLSGSINNPRSISMSLSADTLFIGNDNAGNNNNVSVAILTRNTGFRVQEDYVRSTNETRHVNFAGVHPVDGTLMFYCWPRKLYTWNKTENRVELLQDLVNVAGISGDYYANFSFSPDGREIYLVVKYPFIGVLKAGYDASSKRIVNGFQRLAGTGSWGARDGQGTEASFDQPAQSVVAADGSIFIAEKYNHMVRRVTPAGAVTRYAGDGGPGNQGFLEGDQFAAKFNEPEGIAIDKDGNIFIADLRNSRIRVIREE; via the coding sequence ATGAAATCTATTCGCAAGAAAATTATTCGTGATTGTATGGGAGCATGTATTGCACTCTCATCGCTGTGGCTGTTGGCATGCAGCTCGGAGGTTAAGCCCGATCCGATTGGAGATCCCGTTGTGGAGGGGTTTTCTCCAGAAGTTGGTCGCGCAGGAACAGAACTCATCATCCGGGGCAACCATTTTGGAGATGATGTTGAACGTGTGAAGGTATCGGTCAACAACATATCAGCACAAGTTTTGGCTGTAACCGCTACGAAAATCTACGCACTCGTTCCAGCGGCCGCAGGAACCGGAGCTGTTAAAGTTACTATTGACAGTAAAGAATTTCAACCTACAGCCTCCTTTACCTATGAATTTGTACGCAAAGTGCAGACCTACAGTGGAAGTGGCGCAGCCGTATCGGTGGATGGCAGCTTAAGACAGGCGAGCTTTAATCGCCCCTATTGGTTGGCCTACGATCGTAAAGATGATGCCCTATTTGTTCTGGAAGAAGGTCGGCGGGTGCGTCGTATCAAAGATGGCCGTGTAGAAACAGTAGCCTCCTTAAGCGGCTCGATCAACAATCCTCGGAGCATAAGTATGTCTCTTAGCGCGGATACGCTCTTTATCGGTAATGATAACGCCGGTAATAACAACAATGTGAGCGTTGCCATCCTTACACGCAATACGGGTTTTCGTGTGCAAGAAGATTATGTGCGCTCAACAAATGAAACACGACATGTGAATTTTGCAGGTGTACATCCCGTGGATGGAACGCTTATGTTTTACTGTTGGCCGCGCAAACTCTACACGTGGAATAAAACCGAAAATAGGGTAGAGTTACTACAAGATTTGGTGAATGTGGCAGGTATTTCGGGCGATTATTACGCGAATTTCTCGTTCTCTCCAGATGGAAGAGAGATTTATCTGGTGGTGAAATATCCATTTATAGGCGTGCTTAAGGCAGGTTATGACGCTTCCAGCAAGCGTATTGTCAACGGATTTCAACGTTTGGCAGGAACCGGGTCTTGGGGCGCTCGCGACGGACAAGGCACGGAAGCCAGCTTCGATCAACCAGCACAATCCGTCGTAGCCGCCGATGGCAGCATTTTTATAGCCGAGAAATACAACCATATGGTGCGTCGTGTTACACCGGCCGGTGCGGTGACACGGTATGCTGGTGATGGCGGTCCCGGCAACCAAGGTTTTTTGGAAGGAGATCAGTTTGCTGCAAAATTCAACGAACCTGAAGGGATTGCTATCGATAAAGACGGGAATATATTCATTGCCGATCTACGCAATTCAAGAATTCGCGTAATCCGAGAAGAATAG